A genomic window from Chitinophaga pollutisoli includes:
- a CDS encoding carboxypeptidase regulatory-like domain-containing protein, translating into MFKLIRLFIIPFVCNCFSTIAVAQSTSAVSGQVRSASGEPLSDAAVTILGTNAGAYTQNDGRFRIGSLKPGKYTLVINTLGYTLPCGSTLSAGALRITSAAAPPLLPISLPALYTSMPGFCSMSCLRATTCTSPS; encoded by the coding sequence ATGTTCAAGCTTATCAGACTATTTATTATCCCATTTGTATGTAACTGCTTCTCCACGATCGCCGTGGCGCAATCCACCTCCGCCGTTTCCGGCCAGGTGAGATCAGCTTCCGGCGAGCCGCTGTCCGATGCGGCGGTGACCATCCTGGGCACAAACGCCGGGGCATACACCCAAAACGACGGACGCTTCCGCATCGGGAGCCTCAAACCCGGCAAATACACCCTCGTTATCAACACGCTCGGATACACGTTGCCCTGCGGATCTACGTTGAGCGCCGGCGCTTTGCGGATCACATCGGCCGCGGCGCCGCCTTTGTTGCCGATATCGTTGCCGGCATTGTATACGAGCATGCCCGGTTTCTGTTCGATGAGTTGCTTGCGCGCTACCACCTGCACTTCGCCAAGCTGA
- a CDS encoding DUF2185 domain-containing protein yields MDVSNFPPIGALLVSKMIMEEGAKPGFLYREKRADEEDSGWRIFSGLESDEYAQENDNFGLYAVSDVLAIDPSLAALLLKGVGSVYERDEQDEWVKIVDFEMEDNYIETHALTATWQIDINHLFERRVEEGGDLLYTTGDKSLRLTIWKDDSKSRQQLYDETLQSIAHREQDEAPTLESFEFSDENGAKTGYMILESDGVTEYHVIYGFNIADGEVLMSVFYFDEAADREWALQTWQGIRAVKG; encoded by the coding sequence ATGGATGTTTCGAACTTCCCGCCGATCGGCGCGCTGCTGGTCTCTAAAATGATTATGGAAGAAGGCGCAAAACCCGGATTCCTGTACCGCGAAAAAAGGGCGGATGAAGAAGACAGCGGCTGGCGTATATTTTCGGGTCTGGAATCTGACGAATATGCCCAGGAGAATGACAACTTTGGACTTTACGCCGTCAGCGACGTGCTGGCCATTGATCCTTCCCTCGCGGCGCTCCTGCTGAAAGGCGTAGGCTCCGTGTATGAACGCGACGAGCAGGACGAATGGGTGAAAATAGTGGATTTCGAGATGGAAGATAATTACATCGAAACCCACGCACTCACCGCCACCTGGCAAATCGATATCAATCATCTTTTTGAAAGAAGGGTGGAAGAAGGCGGTGACCTGCTGTACACCACCGGCGACAAATCCCTCCGGCTGACAATCTGGAAAGACGACAGCAAATCGCGCCAGCAACTTTATGACGAAACCCTCCAGTCCATCGCGCACCGCGAGCAAGACGAAGCCCCCACACTGGAATCATTCGAATTCTCCGATGAAAACGGCGCCAAAACCGGGTACATGATCCTCGAATCGGATGGAGTGACCGAATACCATGTGATTTATGGTTTTAATATCGCGGACGGCGAAGTGCTGATGTCGGTGTTTTATTTCGACGAAGCGGCCGACCGTGAATGGGCGCTGCAGACATGGCAGGGCATCCGGGCGGTGAAGGGTTAA
- the rph gene encoding rifamycin-inactivating phosphotransferase, with product MPAHIIGFNEPGATHAALVGGKGAQLGVLSGMKGITVPEGFCVTTAVYEEAIAQHPALPPLLDQLRALQTGDLSAIRETCAQIRREIEAVAVPADIEQAIARRLEGWGTGQSFAVRSSATAEDLPSASFAGQQDTFLNISGAAEILRHMHKCWASLYTERAVIYRMQQGFAHHNVSMAVVVQQMISPDVAGIMFTADPMTSNRKILSIDASFGLGEALAAGIVNADNFTVSHEDAIIGRKIAIKKQGIFAAPENGTEILALPPEKQHIPSLSDKEILTLARLGRNIEAGMGDPQDIEWCLADGRFYILQSRPITTLFPIPPNPDNGNRVYISVGHQQMMTDPIKPLGLSFYLLTTVAPMRTAGGRLFVDVAPMLAAPASRQKILETLGQSDLLMKDALLTIINRGDFIPAEANAPNAKSLPPAFFQPPIGIDSDIVPGLIRRSQHAIAALQKDIQTKTGPALLDFIRENCGQLQKELTDPQNLPVILTAMSAYTWLNEKMAEWLGEKNAGDSLSLSAPGNVTAEMGLALLDVADLIRPFPAIVAHLQQSDGSRFPEDLLPFDGGETIVRAIREFLDRFGMRCPGEIDITKPRWAENPAALIPLLLTNIRNTAPGESKRRFEQGKQASENMERSLLQRLQALPDGETKAAETKHMIGLLRSYTGYREYPKYAMISRYFIYKQALLREAESLVQAGAIADKEDIYFLSFEELRDLSASHKPDASCIRERKEAYRHYEKLSPPRVITSDGEILNGNYHRDHLPPGALAGLPVSPGTVEGRARVILQMESANLQPGDILVTAFTDPSWTPVFVTIKGLVTEVGGLMTHGAVIAREYGLPAVVAVDGATRLIRDGQRIRINGTDGVVEILED from the coding sequence ATGCCAGCCCATATCATCGGTTTTAATGAACCCGGCGCTACGCACGCCGCGCTTGTCGGAGGGAAAGGCGCGCAACTGGGCGTGCTTTCCGGAATGAAAGGAATTACCGTGCCGGAGGGTTTCTGCGTTACCACCGCCGTTTACGAAGAAGCGATCGCCCAACACCCTGCATTGCCGCCGCTCCTGGACCAGTTACGTGCATTGCAAACCGGCGACCTCTCCGCCATCCGGGAAACCTGCGCTCAAATCCGCCGGGAAATTGAAGCCGTGGCCGTCCCCGCGGATATCGAACAAGCAATCGCCCGCAGGCTGGAAGGTTGGGGAACCGGACAATCCTTTGCCGTTCGCTCAAGCGCTACCGCCGAAGATCTTCCCTCCGCTTCGTTCGCGGGGCAACAGGATACGTTTCTAAATATTTCCGGCGCCGCTGAAATCCTGCGCCATATGCATAAATGCTGGGCTTCACTGTACACGGAGCGGGCCGTCATATACCGTATGCAGCAAGGATTTGCGCATCACAACGTATCGATGGCCGTGGTCGTACAGCAAATGATTTCCCCCGACGTTGCGGGCATCATGTTTACGGCAGACCCGATGACTTCCAACAGAAAAATCCTGTCGATCGACGCGAGTTTTGGCTTGGGAGAAGCCCTGGCTGCGGGAATCGTAAATGCGGACAATTTTACGGTTAGCCATGAAGATGCGATTATCGGCAGAAAGATCGCCATAAAAAAACAGGGCATATTTGCCGCTCCGGAAAACGGCACGGAAATCCTAGCCCTTCCTCCGGAAAAACAACATATTCCATCCCTGTCCGACAAGGAAATCCTTACCCTGGCGCGCCTCGGCAGGAATATTGAGGCGGGAATGGGCGATCCGCAGGATATTGAATGGTGCCTCGCCGACGGCAGGTTTTACATCCTGCAGAGCCGCCCCATCACCACGCTTTTCCCCATTCCGCCAAACCCGGATAACGGTAACCGCGTGTATATTTCCGTAGGACATCAGCAAATGATGACCGATCCCATCAAACCGCTGGGCTTGTCATTTTACCTGCTAACTACCGTAGCGCCCATGCGTACGGCAGGCGGCAGGTTATTTGTGGATGTAGCCCCCATGCTGGCGGCTCCGGCCAGCCGGCAAAAGATTTTGGAAACCCTCGGCCAGTCGGACCTCCTGATGAAAGACGCGCTCCTCACCATCATCAACCGCGGAGATTTTATCCCGGCTGAAGCCAACGCCCCCAACGCCAAAAGCCTTCCGCCGGCTTTCTTTCAACCACCCATCGGCATCGACTCCGACATTGTACCCGGCCTGATCCGGCGTAGCCAGCACGCCATCGCGGCATTACAAAAGGATATCCAGACGAAAACTGGTCCTGCATTACTGGATTTCATCAGGGAAAACTGCGGGCAACTGCAAAAAGAGCTGACCGACCCGCAAAATCTGCCCGTCATCCTGACCGCCATGAGCGCGTACACCTGGCTCAACGAAAAAATGGCGGAATGGCTTGGTGAAAAGAACGCAGGCGATTCATTGTCGTTATCGGCGCCCGGCAATGTAACCGCCGAAATGGGGCTCGCGCTCCTGGATGTGGCGGATCTCATCCGGCCATTCCCCGCCATCGTGGCGCATCTGCAGCAATCCGACGGGAGCCGCTTCCCGGAGGATCTTCTTCCATTCGACGGCGGCGAAACGATAGTCCGCGCGATACGGGAATTTCTCGATCGATTCGGTATGCGTTGCCCCGGCGAAATTGATATCACCAAACCCCGCTGGGCCGAAAACCCCGCCGCGCTTATACCCTTGCTGCTCACCAATATCCGCAATACAGCGCCGGGAGAAAGCAAACGCAGGTTCGAACAGGGAAAACAGGCTTCCGAAAATATGGAACGTTCCCTACTCCAAAGGCTGCAGGCATTGCCGGACGGCGAGACGAAAGCCGCGGAAACGAAGCACATGATCGGCCTGCTCCGCAGTTATACCGGTTATCGCGAATACCCGAAATATGCCATGATCAGCCGGTATTTCATTTACAAACAGGCGCTGCTCCGGGAAGCGGAGTCGCTCGTGCAAGCCGGCGCCATAGCGGATAAAGAGGATATTTATTTTCTGAGTTTTGAGGAGCTCCGCGATTTATCGGCATCCCATAAACCGGACGCATCCTGCATCCGCGAAAGAAAAGAAGCTTACCGCCATTACGAAAAACTTTCCCCGCCGCGGGTCATCACCTCCGACGGTGAGATCCTGAACGGCAACTACCACCGCGATCACCTGCCACCAGGTGCGCTGGCAGGATTGCCTGTTTCTCCGGGAACCGTAGAAGGAAGGGCGCGCGTCATTTTGCAAATGGAATCCGCAAATCTACAACCCGGCGACATCCTGGTGACCGCTTTCACTGATCCCAGCTGGACGCCCGTTTTCGTGACGATTAAAGGTCTCGTCACCGAGGTTGGCGGATTGATGACGCACGGCGCAGTGATCGCGCGGGAGTATGGCTTACCCGCCGTGGTAGCGGTCGACGGGGCTACAAGGCTTATCAGGGACGGCCAGCGCATCCGCATCAACGGAACAGACGGAGTGGTGGAAATTTTGGAAGATTGA
- a CDS encoding 3-oxoacyl-ACP reductase family protein, translated as MKNLHQQTAFVTGGSRGIGAAIVRRLAHEGANVAFTYQSSKEKAEALAAEVSALGVKALAIAADSKDPQAVQAAVNQAVTYFGRLDILVNNAGIGNIKPLEECSLDDFDETMAVNVRAVFAASRAAIPHMHAGGRIVNIGTCLVDRITFGGCALYSTSKAAITGLTKALARELGPKKINVNIVHPGPIDTDMNPSDGPSADYQRSNTALDTFGKTEDIAAMVAFLAGPESGFITGAGFTIDGGTNI; from the coding sequence ATGAAAAATCTACACCAACAAACAGCATTTGTAACCGGCGGCAGCCGGGGAATAGGCGCGGCCATCGTCAGGAGGCTCGCGCATGAAGGCGCCAACGTGGCTTTCACTTACCAATCGTCGAAGGAAAAAGCGGAAGCGCTGGCGGCGGAAGTAAGCGCCCTGGGCGTGAAAGCCCTCGCCATCGCGGCGGACAGCAAAGACCCCCAGGCCGTTCAAGCCGCCGTAAACCAGGCCGTCACCTATTTCGGCCGGCTCGATATCCTGGTCAACAACGCCGGCATCGGCAACATCAAACCCCTGGAAGAATGCTCCCTCGATGACTTCGATGAAACGATGGCTGTCAACGTTCGCGCCGTGTTCGCCGCATCCCGCGCCGCTATCCCGCATATGCACGCCGGCGGGCGCATCGTCAATATCGGTACCTGCCTGGTCGACCGCATCACCTTCGGCGGCTGCGCACTCTATTCCACCAGCAAAGCCGCTATCACCGGGCTCACCAAAGCCCTCGCGCGGGAACTGGGCCCGAAAAAAATAAATGTGAACATCGTACATCCCGGCCCCATCGATACGGATATGAACCCGTCCGACGGCCCCTCGGCGGACTACCAGCGTTCCAACACGGCACTCGATACCTTCGGAAAAACCGAAGACATCGCAGCTATGGTGGCGTTCCTCGCCGGGCCCGAAAGCGGATTCATCACCGGGGCTGGCTTTACGATAGATGGGGGCACCAACATTTAA
- a CDS encoding helix-turn-helix domain-containing protein, with protein MRKANSTNSINESRLSLLCGMSHALSVIGGRWKPSILFSLTEGCKRYSELRKDIPGVSERMLVAQLRELEADGLVERTVYPEVPPKVEYALTALGRSTQPMLREISAWGAQHRKG; from the coding sequence ATGCGAAAAGCGAATTCAACAAATAGCATCAATGAGAGCCGCCTGAGCCTGTTGTGCGGCATGTCTCACGCATTATCGGTGATCGGCGGCAGGTGGAAGCCTTCTATCCTGTTCAGCCTGACGGAGGGGTGTAAGCGTTACAGTGAATTACGGAAAGACATTCCGGGTGTTTCGGAGCGGATGCTGGTAGCGCAGTTGCGGGAACTGGAGGCCGACGGGTTGGTGGAGCGGACGGTGTATCCGGAGGTTCCTCCCAAGGTGGAGTACGCATTGACGGCCCTGGGCCGGTCGACCCAGCCGATGTTGCGGGAGATATCAGCATGGGGCGCGCAGCACCGGAAGGGTTGA
- a CDS encoding alpha/beta hydrolase, whose product MSTTFRAGTWPEGAESLPPDPGLMKQFKRQGNFNIHLPLSVMRGMVHLATRLMAPRLFKGSFQQQYHRMSVEDRQVGVRIVRPAGAGVLPALLYLHGGGGLLTDSSSYIRVLKNIAAAGNVAVAGLDYRRAPEHPFPAGLDDAMAALHWLHANASDLKIDPDKISIAGDSAGGNLAAGLALRNRDGAGLPVYKQVLLNARVTHVRHFPSMGQFAEGYGLTRAAMQFFESRYFRYPADAANIYASPLDAPDLTGLPPALILTSEYDPLRDEGEAYASALHQAGVPVIAVRFAGMAHTVVVFGATKSAAAKALQLIGKAVR is encoded by the coding sequence ATGAGTACAACTTTCCGCGCAGGCACCTGGCCCGAGGGGGCCGAATCCCTACCCCCTGATCCCGGTTTGATGAAACAATTCAAAAGGCAGGGCAATTTCAATATCCATCTACCCCTTTCCGTGATGCGCGGCATGGTGCACCTCGCCACCCGGCTGATGGCGCCCCGGTTGTTCAAAGGTTCCTTTCAACAGCAATATCATCGGATGTCAGTGGAGGACCGACAGGTGGGTGTGCGGATCGTCCGGCCCGCCGGGGCAGGCGTTTTGCCCGCCTTGCTGTATCTCCACGGTGGCGGCGGATTGCTGACAGACAGTTCCAGTTACATCCGGGTGCTCAAAAACATCGCTGCCGCCGGAAACGTAGCCGTGGCGGGCCTGGATTACCGCCGGGCGCCGGAGCATCCGTTTCCTGCAGGGCTCGACGATGCCATGGCAGCCTTGCATTGGCTGCACGCCAACGCTTCCGATTTAAAAATTGATCCGGATAAGATATCTATTGCGGGCGACAGCGCCGGTGGTAATCTGGCTGCCGGACTGGCGCTCCGCAACCGCGATGGGGCGGGGCTTCCGGTCTACAAACAGGTTTTGCTCAATGCCCGTGTTACGCATGTCAGGCATTTTCCGTCGATGGGTCAATTTGCGGAAGGGTATGGGCTCACGCGCGCGGCGATGCAATTTTTCGAATCGCGGTATTTCCGTTATCCCGCCGATGCGGCGAACATATACGCATCGCCGTTAGATGCACCTGATCTTACCGGCCTTCCACCCGCGTTGATCCTCACATCTGAATACGACCCGTTGCGCGACGAAGGCGAAGCTTATGCCTCGGCGTTGCATCAGGCGGGTGTGCCGGTTATTGCTGTCCGTTTTGCGGGGATGGCCCACACGGTAGTCGTGTTCGGCGCCACGAAATCCGCTGCGGCGAAGGCGCTGCAATTGATCGGGAAAGCGGTGCGATGA
- a CDS encoding VOC family protein, with protein sequence MLTNIHPKLPMRDKAVTLDYYVNKLGFSLAGKEDYDLYLMLQKDGIEIHFFAFKGLDPAENYGQVYIRTDDIEALHAAFLANNVSIHPNGGLEVKPWRQKEFSLLDPDNNLLTFGQGV encoded by the coding sequence ATGCTAACCAACATCCACCCGAAACTGCCGATGCGTGATAAGGCCGTCACGCTGGACTATTATGTAAACAAGCTGGGTTTCAGCCTGGCGGGGAAAGAGGATTATGATTTATACCTGATGTTGCAAAAAGACGGCATTGAAATTCATTTCTTCGCGTTCAAAGGCCTGGATCCTGCTGAGAATTATGGACAGGTGTATATCAGGACGGATGATATCGAGGCACTGCATGCAGCGTTCCTGGCCAATAACGTATCCATCCACCCGAATGGCGGGCTGGAGGTAAAGCCCTGGCGGCAGAAGGAATTCTCTTTACTGGATCCGGATAATAATTTATTGACTTTTGGGCAGGGTGTGTAG
- a CDS encoding MarR family transcriptional regulator encodes MGKDDLRDLRKLSQHYAFTSIQMHEAIARKAGLSGTDHKYLGFIMENGSMTAGDLAKLTGLTTGAVTGLIDRFEKKQLVKREYAENDRRKVIIVPESDNIMALFVPLYKEFRTKSKELMASFSGKERKVIERYFAGAIDIMNATMQSLTEKSKPCQPISSVLMNPALRTPRLSEGKARNWACFPE; translated from the coding sequence ATGGGCAAAGATGATCTCCGCGATCTCAGGAAACTGAGCCAGCATTACGCCTTTACATCGATCCAGATGCACGAAGCCATTGCCCGGAAAGCCGGGCTTTCGGGGACGGATCACAAATATTTGGGCTTCATCATGGAGAATGGCTCCATGACGGCGGGCGACCTCGCCAAACTCACGGGCCTCACCACAGGAGCAGTTACAGGGCTGATCGACCGGTTCGAAAAGAAGCAGCTGGTAAAAAGGGAATACGCGGAAAACGACCGGCGGAAAGTTATCATCGTGCCTGAATCCGATAACATCATGGCGCTTTTCGTGCCGTTGTACAAGGAGTTTCGCACGAAATCAAAAGAACTGATGGCATCGTTTTCGGGCAAGGAAAGGAAAGTCATCGAACGTTATTTCGCCGGCGCCATCGATATTATGAACGCCACCATGCAATCGCTCACCGAAAAAAGTAAGCCATGCCAGCCCATATCATCGGTTTTAATGAACCCGGCGCTACGCACGCCGCGCTTGTCGGAGGGAAAGGCGCGCAACTGGGCGTGCTTTCCGGAATGA
- a CDS encoding aminotransferase class I/II-fold pyridoxal phosphate-dependent enzyme, translating to MLNLSLNYPSVPAEADIFREYVSQLNDRDQYDLLHPSYTPLDEYSLSALGSHLRFDPAMVAVTPVPSANSGLFTIAKYFRAHTANVAIEPFTFPGWRMIAEDAGYRHHVVESDAEGMLPESLAECIENNSCKLIYLQPTLHNPTNAVMSLERRMAIVNVVRNFPETYIIEDDAYRFLHADPPPSFLELAPDVTLHVYSLSKPFNPMLRAGYLIHPAQLMTGASNFVKMTCSGTSTLFTRFGIHLIANGWLRKLAEQKREAATAGRLLMENYFRGKQYLSHPDSFHYWIPCREPEKVTAFLLSRHIDISNGKMFSLTTNDQFVRVALGGAYDAPQLPDALRTIAEVV from the coding sequence ATGCTGAACCTTAGCCTCAACTACCCTTCCGTTCCCGCGGAGGCCGATATCTTCCGGGAATATGTCAGCCAGTTGAATGATCGCGATCAGTACGACCTGCTGCATCCATCCTACACGCCCCTGGACGAATATTCGCTGTCCGCCCTCGGCAGCCATCTCCGGTTCGATCCCGCCATGGTGGCCGTTACGCCCGTGCCCAGTGCAAACAGCGGGCTCTTTACTATCGCGAAATATTTCCGTGCGCATACGGCAAACGTAGCCATCGAGCCATTTACTTTTCCCGGATGGCGGATGATCGCGGAAGATGCGGGATACCGGCATCATGTGGTGGAATCGGATGCGGAAGGCATGCTGCCGGAGTCTTTGGCGGAATGCATTGAAAATAACTCCTGTAAACTTATCTACCTGCAACCCACGCTCCACAACCCCACCAACGCCGTGATGAGCCTGGAACGCCGGATGGCGATCGTGAACGTGGTGCGCAATTTCCCGGAAACATATATCATCGAGGACGACGCCTACCGCTTCCTCCATGCCGATCCCCCGCCCTCCTTCCTGGAGCTGGCGCCCGACGTCACGTTGCATGTCTACAGCTTGTCGAAACCCTTCAATCCCATGCTGCGGGCGGGCTACCTGATTCACCCGGCGCAGCTGATGACCGGGGCATCGAATTTCGTAAAGATGACCTGCAGCGGAACATCCACCCTTTTCACACGCTTCGGCATTCATCTCATCGCCAACGGATGGCTCCGCAAGCTGGCGGAACAGAAGCGCGAAGCGGCTACGGCAGGACGATTGCTGATGGAAAACTATTTCCGCGGAAAACAATATCTCAGCCATCCGGACAGCTTCCATTACTGGATTCCCTGCCGCGAACCGGAAAAAGTAACTGCATTTTTGCTCAGCCGCCACATCGACATCAGCAACGGAAAAATGTTCTCGCTCACAACCAATGATCAATTCGTGCGCGTAGCCCTGGGCGGTGCTTACGATGCCCCTCAGCTCCCGGATGCCTTGCGCACGATCGCGGAAGTGGTGTGA
- a CDS encoding FecR family protein, which produces MLLDKELFGTITPEEQQSLDDFMATSAAARAIRNEKRNSGSAGGQHAFPTEQLESDYLAVVQRHRRRRLQKVWNWWISAGLAAGMVITAWLIWPRDPVPESHPAVIPTGIQEITLQFSNGETIEFRDGGPQRYRVQSTGFVFSDGRLRLEDIRHGASGWNSLSVPPGKESRLQLPDGTEVHLNSASKIQFPFRFGSGPREVYLEGEAYFRIMKGNGKAFVIHAGQADITSESEGICNVNAYTPTSVSAHVVNGWMEMAAYGSVIPLHGGQEATAATDRPLSPARMQSGYSVSWTTGQQLFRDLPARELREIIARWFNTTLYIDTEEAEKNY; this is translated from the coding sequence TTGCTGCTCGACAAAGAGTTGTTCGGAACGATTACTCCGGAAGAGCAGCAGTCATTGGATGATTTCATGGCAACCAGCGCAGCGGCGCGCGCCATCAGGAATGAAAAAAGGAATAGTGGAAGTGCTGGCGGGCAGCACGCATTTCCAACGGAGCAACTGGAATCGGATTATCTGGCAGTCGTGCAACGGCATCGCCGCCGCAGGCTGCAGAAGGTATGGAACTGGTGGATCAGCGCAGGACTGGCTGCAGGTATGGTGATCACCGCATGGCTCATCTGGCCCCGCGATCCCGTTCCCGAATCGCACCCTGCCGTTATTCCGACCGGTATCCAGGAAATAACGCTGCAGTTTTCGAATGGGGAAACGATCGAATTCCGCGACGGTGGCCCGCAACGATACCGTGTTCAGTCTACCGGGTTTGTTTTCAGCGACGGCAGGCTGCGCCTGGAAGACATTCGCCACGGGGCTTCCGGCTGGAACAGCCTCAGCGTTCCTCCCGGCAAGGAATCCCGGCTGCAATTGCCGGATGGCACCGAAGTTCATTTGAACAGCGCTTCGAAAATCCAATTTCCCTTCCGATTCGGCTCCGGTCCGAGAGAAGTGTACCTGGAAGGAGAAGCGTACTTCAGGATCATGAAGGGCAACGGAAAAGCCTTTGTGATTCACGCCGGCCAGGCGGACATCACCTCCGAAAGCGAGGGTATCTGCAACGTAAACGCATATACGCCCACAAGCGTATCCGCGCATGTCGTCAATGGATGGATGGAAATGGCGGCATATGGATCCGTCATCCCCTTGCATGGAGGCCAGGAGGCCACCGCGGCTACAGACAGGCCGTTGTCTCCCGCCAGGATGCAATCCGGGTATAGCGTTTCGTGGACAACAGGCCAGCAGTTGTTCAGGGATTTGCCCGCCAGGGAGCTCAGGGAAATCATAGCGCGATGGTTCAATACCACGTTATACATCGATACGGAAGAAGCGGAAAAAAATTACTAA
- a CDS encoding N-acetyltransferase: MKVITALATDLHRTIDILTLAFSVDPMARWSLPDPAKYLAAFPGITKAFGGNAFGKGTAYITENFTGAALWLPPGTKSDETTLTRLFTEYTDGQVKADMPGIMEQMEKFHPTEPHWYLPMIGVDPVQQGTGIGSALMTEALKAVDRDGTIAYLESSNPRNLSLYQRHGFEVIGEIQSGSSPIVHPMIRKPR; this comes from the coding sequence ATGAAAGTAATAACAGCTTTAGCGACAGATCTGCACCGCACCATCGATATATTAACCCTGGCTTTTAGTGTGGATCCGATGGCCCGGTGGTCTCTCCCCGACCCGGCAAAGTATTTAGCCGCTTTCCCTGGTATCACAAAAGCCTTCGGCGGAAACGCATTCGGTAAAGGAACCGCCTACATTACCGAAAACTTTACCGGTGCCGCGCTTTGGCTGCCTCCCGGCACAAAATCAGACGAAACAACACTAACCAGATTATTTACCGAGTATACCGACGGTCAGGTAAAGGCAGACATGCCGGGCATCATGGAGCAAATGGAGAAATTCCACCCAACCGAACCACATTGGTACCTCCCGATGATCGGCGTAGATCCGGTTCAACAGGGCACCGGAATAGGGTCTGCGCTAATGACAGAAGCATTGAAAGCGGTAGACCGTGACGGCACTATCGCTTATCTAGAATCTTCCAATCCCAGGAACCTTTCTCTTTATCAGCGCCATGGATTCGAGGTGATCGGCGAAATCCAATCCGGTAGCTCCCCCATTGTACATCCCATGATCCGAAAGCCGCGATAA
- a CDS encoding endo-1,4-beta-xylanase encodes MMRSNYLLVAVLLSSTFLTANAQQTGKGLKDHYQDYFPIGVAVTPRHLQDSATRIFLLQHFNSLTAENAMKMEPIHPATDRYDWRGADAIVHFATENGLKVRGHTLCWHNQAPKWMFYDAAGKLVSKDTLLNRLRTHIHDVVGRYKGRIYAWDVVNEAVSDRHSEFLRNSLWYQICGEDFIAQAFRYAHEADPKAILFYNDYNTENPVKRDKVYRLLKKLREENVPVHAVGLQGHWSISDPSRALLVSAIEKYASLGIKIQITELDVSVFTNDKMPEKPDFTAEQKESQEHQYDMLFDTFRKYRDIITGVTFWNVSDRSSWLDNFPVKGRKNYPLLFDEKLQPKKAYWRVTDF; translated from the coding sequence ATGATGCGATCAAATTACCTGCTCGTTGCCGTACTGCTTTCAAGTACATTTCTTACAGCAAATGCACAGCAAACCGGAAAAGGGCTGAAAGACCACTACCAGGATTATTTCCCAATCGGCGTTGCCGTCACGCCCCGCCATTTGCAGGACTCTGCCACCCGCATCTTCCTGCTTCAGCACTTCAATAGCCTCACCGCAGAAAACGCGATGAAAATGGAACCCATTCACCCTGCAACAGATCGGTATGATTGGAGAGGCGCCGATGCCATCGTTCATTTTGCAACTGAAAACGGGTTAAAGGTCAGGGGACACACCCTCTGCTGGCACAACCAGGCGCCGAAATGGATGTTCTACGATGCCGCCGGTAAACTGGTGAGTAAAGACACCCTGTTAAACAGGCTGCGCACACATATCCACGATGTGGTGGGCCGATACAAAGGCCGGATATATGCCTGGGACGTAGTCAATGAAGCCGTGTCGGACCGGCACAGCGAGTTTTTACGCAACTCCCTATGGTACCAGATCTGCGGGGAGGACTTTATCGCGCAGGCATTCCGGTACGCGCATGAAGCAGACCCGAAGGCCATTCTATTCTACAATGATTACAACACCGAAAACCCTGTAAAAAGAGACAAAGTATACCGCCTGCTTAAAAAGCTGCGCGAGGAAAACGTGCCGGTTCATGCCGTTGGCCTGCAGGGCCATTGGTCCATATCAGATCCATCCAGGGCGCTGCTTGTATCCGCAATCGAAAAATATGCATCCCTCGGGATCAAAATTCAGATTACCGAACTGGATGTTTCCGTTTTCACCAACGATAAAATGCCGGAGAAACCTGATTTCACGGCAGAACAAAAAGAGTCGCAAGAACATCAGTACGACATGCTTTTCGATACTTTCAGAAAATACCGCGACATCATTACGGGCGTCACGTTCTGGAACGTCTCAGACCGATCCAGCTGGCTGGATAATTTCCCGGTGAAAGGACGGAAAAACTATCCGCTGCTATTTGATGAAAAGCTTCAACCGAAAAAAGCGTATTGGAGGGTAACTGATTTTTAA